A region of Cucumis melo cultivar AY chromosome 2, USDA_Cmelo_AY_1.0, whole genome shotgun sequence DNA encodes the following proteins:
- the LOC103501533 gene encoding dnaJ homolog subfamily C GRV2 isoform X1 codes for MEQSTVHSSNSAPPEEPEYLARYLVIKHSWRGRYKRILCISAASIITLDPSTLAVTNSYDVASDYEGASPIIGRDDNSNEFNISVRTDGRGKFKGMKFSSKYRASILTALHRIRWNRLAPVAEFPVLHLRRRGSEWVPFKLKVSNVGVELIDVKSGDLRWCLDFRDMGSPAIIILPDAYGKKSAEYGGFVLCPLYGRKSKAFQASSGTSNSAIISNLTKTAKSMVGLSLSVDSSQSLTVTEYINRRAKEAVGADETPCGGWSVTRLRSAAHGTLNVPGLSLGVGPKGGLGEHGDAVSRQLILTKVSIVERRPENYEAVTVRPLSAVSSLVRFAEEPQMFAIEFNDGCPVHVYASTSRDNLLAAIRDVLQTEGQYPVPVLPRLTMPGHRIDPPCGRVYLQFGQQQSVIDSENASMHLKHLAAAAKDAVAESGSIPGSRAKLWRRIREFNACIPYSGVPSNIEVPEVTLMALITMLPAAPNLPPESPPLPPPSPKAAATVMGFISCLRRLLASTSAASHVMSFPAAVGRIMGLLRNGSEGVAAEAAGLIAVLIGGGPGDSNLVTDSKGERHATIIHTKSVLFAHQGYVVILVNRLKPMSISPLLSMAVVEVLDAMICEPHGETTQFPVFVELLRQVAGLKRRLFALFGHPAESVRETVAVIMRTIAEEDAIAAESMRDAALRDGAILRHLSHAFFLPAGERREVSRQLVALWADSYQPALDLLSRVLPPGLVAYLHTRSDGVMHEDSNLEGSYSRRQRRLLQRRGRTGRVTTSQDQNLLNSNFETGDPSKQISSGPVSTIQASVAHPSDNVIGDGTSAQRDQSGVPSSIDVPSTTIHEASEPNIECADANQESGLPAPAQVVVENTPVGSGRLLCNWPEFWRAFSLDHNRADLIWNERTRQELRETLQAEVHKLDVEKERSEDIVPGVTPVGESMTSQDSLPKISWNYSEFLVSYPSLSKEVCVGQYYLRLLLESNSTGRVQDFPLRDPVAFFRALYHRFLCDADTGLTVDGTIPDELGASDDWCDMGRLDGFGGGGGSSVRELCARAMSIVYEQHHQTIGPFEGTAHITVLLDRTDDRALRHRLLLLLKALMKVLSNVEACVLVGGCVLAVDLLTVVHEASERTAIPLESNLLAATAFMEPLKEWMFIDKENAKVGPLEKDAIRRLWSKKAIDWTTRCWASGMLDWKRLRDIRELRWALAVRVPVLTPAQIGETALSILHSMVSAHSDLDDAGEIVTPTPRVKRILSSPRCLPHIAQAMLSGEPNIVEFSAALLRAIVTRNPKAMIRLYSTGAFYFALAYPGSNLLSIAQLFSVTHVHQAFHGGEEAAVSSSLPLAKRSVLGGLLPESLLYVLERSGPAAFAAAMVSDSDTPEIIWTHKMRAENLICQVLQHLGDFPQKLSQHCHCLYEYAPMPPVTYQELRDEMWCHRYYLRNLCDEIRFPNWPIVEHVEFLQSLLVMWREELTRRPMDLSEEEACKILEISLEDVSKNDSNMKHSSENGEEMFGISRQVENIDEEKLKRQYRKLAMKYHPDKNPEGREKFLAVQKAYERLQATMQGLQGPQPWRLLLLLKGQCILYRRYGNVLEPFKYAGYPMLLNAVTVDKEDNNFLASDRAPLLVAASELLWLTCASSSLNGEELVRDSGIKLLAVLLSRCMCVVQPTTSANEPSAIIVTNVMRTFSVLSQFDSARVEMLEFSGLVDDIVHCTELELIPAAVDAALQTIAHVSVSSEFQDALLKAGVLWYLLPLLLQYDATAEDSDTKESHGVGASVQIAKNLHALRASQALSRLSGMCSDDSLTPYNQAAADALRRLLTPKVASLLKDPEPKDLLSKINANLESPEIIWNSSTRAELLKFVDQQRSSQGPDGSYDLKDSHEFVYEALSKELYVGNVYLRVYNDQPDFEISCPEVFGVALVEFIADLVHNQYFVDSASQNKPVITSDSCSSQNELNSSVQSPKAEQLNNEASGSISQLGEPVDTMSASDGQGPEEEEALLVKNLQFGLISLKNLLTRYPNLASIFSTKDKLLPLFECFSVAVPSKCNIAQLCLGVLSLLTAYAPCLEAMVADGSGLLLLLQMLHSNPQCREGVLHVLYALASTAELAWSAAKHGGVVYILEILLPLQDEIPLQQRAAAASLLGKLIGQPMHGPRVAITLARFLPDGLVSVIRDGPGEAVVAAVDQTTETPELVWTSAMAASLSAQIATMASDLYREQMKGRVIDWDVPEQASTQQEMRDEPQVGGIYVRLFLKDPKFPLRNPKRFLEGLLDQYLSSIAATHYDTQAFNPELPLLLSAALVSLLRVHPALADHVGYLGYVPKLVSAVAYEARRETMSSGEANNGNYEERTHEPSDESEQPAQTPQERVRLSCLRVLHQLAASTTCAEAMAATSVGTPQVVPLLMKAIGWNGGSILALETLKRVVVAGNRARDALVAQGLKVGLVEVLLGLLDWRAGGRNGLCSQMKWNESEASIGRVLAIEVLHAFATEGAHCSKVRDILDSSEVWSAYKDQKHDLFLPSNAQSAAAGVAGLIENSSSRLTYALAAPPTQTSRPSNGK; via the exons ATGGAGCAATCTACTGTTCATTCTTCCAATTCTGCGCCTCCTGAAGAGCCTGAATACTTGGCTCGCTATTTGGTCATTAAGCACTCGTGGCGTGGCCGCTACAAGCGGATTCTATGTATTTCGGCTGCTTCGATCATTACGTTAGACCCTTCCACACTGGCGGTGACTAATTCATACGATGTCGCTAGTGACTACGAGGGTGCCTCACCGATTATTGGGCGAGATGATAATTCGAATGAGTTTAACATTAGTGTTCGCACGGATGGGCGTGGGAAGTTCAAGGGGATGAAGTTCTCTTCCAAATACAGAGCGAGTATACTGACGGCGTTGCACAGAATTAGGTGGAATAGATTGGCCCCCGTGGCTGAGTTTCCGGTGCTTCATCTTCGGCGACGAGGCTCGGAGTGGGTTCCCTTT AAATTAAAAGTTTCTAATGTTGGTGTGGAGCTTATTGACGTGAAATCTGGAGACCTTCGTTGGTGCTTGGATTTTAGAGATATGGGCTCTCCTGCAATTATAATCCTACCTGATGCTTATGGGAAAAAAAGTGCTGAATATGGTGGGTTTGTTCTGTGCCCATTATATGGAAGGAAATCAAAGGCCTTTCAAGCTTCTTCTGGTACTTCAAACAGTGCCATCATCTCAAATTTG ACGAAAACAGCAAAATCCATGGTAGGATTGTCACTTTCAGTGGACAGTTCTCAATCTCTTACAGTGACAGAGTACATAAATCGAAGGG CAAAAGAGGCTGTTGGAGCTGATGAAACCCCATGTGGTGGTTGGTCTGTTACGAGATTGCGTTCTGCTGCACATGGAACTTTGAATGTTCCAGGATTGAGTTTGGGAGTTGGCCCTAAAGGAGGACTTGGTGAACATGGTGATGCTGTGTCTCGTCAGCTTATTCTTACAAAGGTCTCAATAGTTGAAAGACGCCCAGAAAATTATGAA GCTGTTACAGTTCGTCCTTTATCTGCTGTCAGCTCCCTCGTGCGGTTTGCAGAGGAGCCCCAGATGTTTGCCATTGAATTCAATGACGGATGTCCTGTTCAT GTATATGCCAGTACGTCTCGTGATAACTTACTTGCAGCCATTCGGGATGTATTGCAAACAGAA GGTCAGTACCCAGTACCTGTGTTACCTAGGCTAACAATGCCTGGTCATCGTATTGATCCCCCATGTGGAAGAGTCTACCTACAATTTGGCCAACAGCAATCTGTCATTGATTCGGAAAATGCATCCATGCATTTGAAGCACTTAGCAGCAGCTGCTAAGGATGCTGTGGCTGAAAGTGGTTCAATACCTGGATCAAGAGCTAAACTTTGGCGTAGAATAAGGGAGTTTAATGCATGTATACCTTACAGTGGGGTTCCTTCCAACATTGAAGTACCCGAGGTGACCCTCATGGCCTTGATCACAATGCTTCCAGCTGCACCAAATCTTCCTCCTGAGTCCCCTCCATTGCCACctccttcacctaaagcagcTGCAACTGTAATGGGCTTCATCTCATGTTTACGTCGATTGTTAGCATCAACAAGTGCAGCGTCACATGTGATGTCATTTCCCGCTGCTGTTGGGAGAATAATGGGTTTGCTTAGAAATGGTTCTGAGGGTGTAGCAGCTGAAGCTGCAGGCCTAATTGCAGTGCTTATTGGTGGTGGGCCTGGTGATTCAAATCTGGTAACTGATTCTAAAGGAGAGCGGCATGCTACAATCATTCATACCAAGTCAGTGTTGTTTGCTCATCAAGGTTATGTGGTTATTCTTGTCAACAGACTGAAGCCAATGTCTATTTCTCCTTTGCTTTCGATGGCTGTTGTTGAAGTGCTTGATGCGATGATATGTGAACCACATGGTGAAACAACACAATTTCCTGTTTTTGTTGAATTGTTGCGCCAAGTGGCTGGCCTCAAGCGTCGCTTGTTTGCACTCTTTGGACATCCCGCTGAAAGTGTGAGAGAAACTGTGGCTGTGATAATGCGCACAATTGCAGAAGAAGATGCAATTGCAGCAGAGTCAATGCGTGATGCTGCTTTACGAGATGGTGCTATATTAAGGCATTTATCACATGCATTTTTCCTTCCAGCTGGTGAGAGACGTGAGGTTAGTCGGCAGTTAGTTGCTCTATGGGCAGACTCTTATCAACCAGCTTTGGATTTGTTATCTAGAGTTTTGCCTCCCGGACTTGTTGCATATTTACACACACGATCTGATGGAGTAATGCATGAGGATTCAAATCTGGAAGGATCATATAGTAGACGACAGAGACGCTTACTCCAGAGGAGAGGCCGTACAGGTAGAGTGACAACATCTCAAGATCAAAATTTGCTAAATAGTAATTTTGAGACTGGTGATCCCTCTAAGCAGATAAGTAGTGGTCCAGTTTCAACCATTCAAGCTTCTGTTGCTCATCCTAGTGACAATGTAATTGGTGATGGTACTTCAGCCCAACGTGATCAATCTGGTGTTCCTTCTTCGATTGACGTTCCGAGTACTACCATACATGAGGCGTCAGAACCAAATATTGAGTGTGCTGATGCTAATCAGGAGTCGGGACTTCCTGCTCCTGCTCAGGTTGTTGTGGAGAACACTCCTGTTGGATCTGGCAGGCTACTCTGTAATTGGCCTGAATTTTGGCGAGCTTTTAGCCTTGATCATAATCGTGCTGATTTGATTTGGAATGAGCGCACAAGACAAGAACTACGTGAGACATTGCAAGCTGAGGTTCATAAATTAGATGTTGAAAAGGAACGGTCTGAAGATATTGTACCTGGGGTCACCCCTGTTGGAGAAAGTATGACTAGTCAAGATAGCCTGCCAAAAATTTCTTGGAACTATTCTGAGTTCTTAGTTAGCTATCCTAGTTTGTCTAAAGAAGTTTGTGTAGGTCAATATTATTTACGATTGTTGCTTGAAAGCAACAGTACAGGCAGGGTTCAGGATTTTCCACTCCGGGACCCGGTTGCTTTCTTTAGAGCACTTTATCATCGATTCTTATGTGATGCGGACACAGGACTCACAGTAGATGGTACCATTCCTGATGAATTGGGTGCATCTGATGATTGGTGTGATATGGGAAGACTGGATGGTTTTGGAGGAGGTGGGGGCTCTTCTGTTAGAGAGCTATGTGCAAGGGCTATGTCAATTGTCTATGAACAGCATCATCAAACTATTGGTCCATTTGAAGGCACTGCTCATATAACAGTTCTCTTGGATCGAACAGATGATAGAGCTTTGAGgcatcgtcttcttcttcttttgaag GCATTAATGAAGGTATTGTCAAATGTAGAGGCATGTGTTTTGGTTGGAGGATGTGTATTAGCTGTTGATCTGCTGACGGTGGTTCATGAAGCCTCGGAGAGAACTGCTATTCCTTTAGAGTCTAATTTGCTTGCCGCTACTGCTTTTATGGAACCTCTCAAAGAGTGGATGTTTATTGACAAAGAGAATGCAAAGGTTGGGCCATTGGAGAAGGACGCCATTAGAAGACTCTGGTCAAAGAAAGCTATTGATTGGACAACACGATGCTGGGCTTCTGGAATGCTTGACTGGAAGAGATTGCGTGATATACGTGAGCTGCGGTGGGCATTAGCTGTTCGAGTTCCTGTTCTTACACCAGCTCAG ATTGGCGAGACAGCACTATCCATTTTACATAGTATGGTATCTGCACATTCGGACTTGGATGATGCTGGAGAGATAGTCACGCCAACCCCTAGAGTAAAACGAATCTTGTCCAGTCCAAGGTGCCTTCCACATATCGCTCAG GCTATGCTCTCTGGGGAACCAAACATTGTGGAATTTTCAGCTGCTTTATTAAGAGCTATTGTCACCAGAAATCCCAAAGCCATGATTCGTCTTTACAGCACTGGTGCATTCTATTTTGCCCTTGCCTATCCAGGATCTAACCTTCTTTCTATCGCACAACTCTTCTCAGTGACTCATGTCCATCAAGCATTTCATGGTGGAGAAGAGGCTGCAGTTTCCTCTTCTTTGCCTCTTGCCAAGCGTAGTGTTTTGGGTGGACTTCTTCCTGAATCCCTGCTCTATGTATTGGAGCGCAGTGGCCCAGCTGCATTTGCTGCTGCAATGGTTTCTGACTCAGATACTCCCGAGATCATATGGACTCACAAAATGAGAGCAGAAAACCTTATTTGTCAG GTTTTACAGCATCTTGGCGATTTTCCCCAAAAATTGTCACAGCATTGCCATTGTTTATATGAGTATGCCCCTATGCCACCAGTGACTTATCAAGAGTTGAGGGATGAAATGTGGTGCCACCGTTACTATCTGAGGAACTTATGTGATGAGATACGATTTCCCAACTGGCCAATTGTTGAGCATGTTGAATTTCTTCAGTCATTACTTGTTATGTGGCGTGAAGAATTAACACGCAGACCTATGGATCTCTCTGAAGAAGAAGCTTGCAAAATATTGGAAATTTCTCTGGAAGACGTGTCAAAGAATGATAGTAATATGAAACATTCTTCTGAAAATGGTGAAGAAATGTTTGGCATCTCTAGACAAGTTGAGAATATTGATGAAGAAAAGCTTAAACGGCAATATAGAAAACTCGCAATGAAATACCATCCTGACAAAAATCCGGAAGGAAGGGAAAAGTTTCTTGCTGTGCAGAAAGCATATGAGCGTCTACAG GCTACCATGCAAGGGTTGCAAGGTCCACAACCTTGGAGGTTGCTTCTTTTGTTGAAAGGTCAATGTATATTGTACAGACGTTATGGAAATGTACTCGAACCATTCAAATATGCAGGTTATCCAATGCTGCTAAATGCTGTAACAGTGGACAAGGAAGATAACAATTTTCTTGCATCTGATAGAGCACCTCTCCTCGTGGCAGCATCAGAACTTTTGTGGCTCAC ATGTGCATCTTCTTCGTTGAATGGTGAAGAACTAGTGAGGGACAGTGGAATTAAGCTTCTTGCTGTTCTTCTTTCTCGTTGCATGTGTGTGGTGCAACCAACTACTTCTGCAAACGAACCATCTGCTATCATTGTTACCAATGTCATGCGAACCTTTTCTGTTCTAAGCCAGTTTGATAGTGCAAGGGTTGAGATGCTTGAATTTTCTGGACTAGTTGATGACATAGTTCATTGCACTGAACTTGAGCTAATACCAGCAGCTGTTGATGCTGCTCTCCAAACTATTGCCCACGTTTCTGTTTCCTCTGAATTTCAGGATGCCTTGCTAAAAGCTGGGGTCTTATG GTACCTTTTGCCTTTGTTGCTTCAATATGACGCAACAGCGGAGGATTCTGACACAAAGGAGTCACATGGTGTCGGAGCCAGTGTTCAAATTGCAAAGAATTTGCATGCCTTGCGCGCTTCTCAGGCCCTCTCAAGGCTTAGTGGTATGTGTAGTGATGACAGTCTTACACCCTATAACCAGGCTGCAGCTGATGCTCTCCGTAGATTGTTAACTCCAAAAGTTGCTAGTCTTTTGAAGGATCCAGAACCTAAAGATCTACTGTCCAAAATAAATGCAAACTTGGAATCACCTGAG ATTATTTGGAACTCATCCACACGAGCAGAACTTCTGAAGTTTGTAGATCAGCAGCGCAGTAGCCAGGGCCCTGATGGGTCATATGATTTGAAAGATTCACACGAATTTGTGTATGAGGCATTGTCAAAAGAGCTCTATGTGGGCAATGTTTATCTGAGGGTTTACAATGATCAACCAGATTTTGAGATTAGTTGTCCAGAGGTTTTTGGTGTTGCTTTAGTTGAATTCATAGCGGACCTTGTGCATAATCAGTACTTTGTAGATTCTGCTTCTCAAAATAAACCTGTTATTACTAGTGACAGCTGTAGTTCACAAAATGAACTTAATTCCAGTGTTCAATCTCCCAAGGCTGAGCAACTTAACAATGAGGCTTCTGGATCAATTAGTCAGCTGGGCGAGCCTGTTGACACAATGTCAGCATCAGATGGACAGGGTCCTGAGGAGGAAGAAGCTTTATTGGTCAAGAACCTTCAATTTGGATTGATCTCCTTAAAG AATTTGCTAACACGGTATCCAAATCTGGCTTCCATCTTTTCTACCAAAGACAAGCTATTACCACTGTTTGAATGTTTTTCTGTTGCTGTTCCATCAAAATGCAACATTGCTCAACTTTGTCTCGGTGTGCTGTCACTTTTAACTGCATATGCTCCCTGCTTAGAGGCTATGGTTGCTGATGGATCTGGTCTTCTCCTTTTACTACAAATGCTCCACTCCAATCCTCAATGTCGTGAAGGGGTTCTTCATGTTCTTTATGCATTGGCAAGTACTGCAGAACTCGCCTGGTCAGCTGCCAAGCATGGTGGTGTTGTATATATTCTTGAAATTCTCTTACCTCTGCAGG ATGAAATTCCTCTTCAACAAAGAGCTGCTGCCGCCTCCTTGTTGGGAAAACTCATTGGGCAGCCCATGCATGGCCCTAGAGTTGCTATAACTCTTGCTAGATTTCTTCCAGATGGCCTAGTATCAGTTATCAGGGATGGACCTGGTGAGGCTGTAGTGGCAGCTGTAGACCAAACAACCGAGACACCAGAACTTGTATGGACATCAGCAATGGCAGCCTCATTGTCTGCCCAAATTGCAACTATGGCTTCAGACTTGTACCGTGAGCAGATGAAAGGCCGTGTCATTGATTGGGATGTGCCTGAGCAGGCATCTACGCAACAAGAAATGAGAGATGAGCCTCAG GTTGGAGGAATATATGTTAGATTGTTTCTAAAAGACCCCAAATTCCCTCTAAGAAATCCAAAGAGATTTTTAGAAGGATTGTTGGATCAATATTTGTCATCTATTGCTGCCACACATTATGATACACAAGCTTTTAACCCTGAGCTTCCTCTTCTCCTATCTGCTGCGTTGGTTTCGTTATTGCGAGTGCATCCAGCACTAGCAGATCATGTTGGGTATCTTGGATATGTACCCAAACTTGTTTCTGCCGTGGCTTATGAAGCCAGACGAGAAACTATGTCATCAGGGGAAGCAAACAATGGCAACTATGAGGAGAGAACTCATGAACCTAGTGATGAATCAGAACAGCCTGCACAAACTCCACAGGAACGTGTGCGTCTGAGCTGTTTACGTGTCCTACATCAACTGGCAGCTAGTACTACATGTGCAGAAGCTATGGCAGCAACTAGTGTTGGAACTCCTCAG GTTGTTCCTCTTCTAATGAAAGCTATAGGATGGAATGGTGGAAGCATACTTGCACTCGAGACCCTAAAGCGTGTTGTGGTTGCTGGAAATCGAGCCAGGGATGCTCTTGTTGCCCAAGGGCTTAA GGTTGGGCTTGTCGAAGTACTCCTTGGGCTTCTTGATTGGAGAGCTGGGGGAAGGAATGGACTATGCTCTCAAATGAAATGGAATGAATCTGAAGCCTCTATTGGCAGGGTGCTAGCAATAGAG